A window of Streptomyces marispadix contains these coding sequences:
- the pcaG gene encoding protocatechuate 3,4-dioxygenase subunit alpha: protein MHGTHTSAHTPGGASPQPSLQPTPSHTVGPFYGYALPFPGGGDVAPTGHGETVTVHGHVYDGSGAPVPDALIELWQAAPDGDLGGAPGSMRRDPVDGGHLGRNGVDFTGFARVPTDADGHWAARTLKPGARPGHAPYISVCVFARGLLHHLFTRVYFPEDTRAHAEDPLLASLDAGRRETLVATAERAATGSYRFDIRLQGEKETVFLDFH from the coding sequence ATGCACGGCACACACACAAGCGCGCACACCCCCGGCGGCGCCTCCCCTCAGCCGTCGCTTCAGCCGACCCCGTCCCACACCGTGGGCCCGTTCTACGGATACGCGCTGCCCTTCCCCGGCGGCGGCGACGTCGCGCCCACCGGCCACGGCGAGACCGTCACGGTGCACGGTCACGTCTACGACGGGTCGGGCGCGCCCGTGCCCGACGCACTGATCGAGCTGTGGCAGGCCGCGCCCGACGGGGACCTCGGCGGAGCGCCCGGTTCCATGCGGCGGGACCCCGTCGACGGCGGCCATCTCGGCCGTAACGGCGTGGACTTCACCGGCTTCGCCCGTGTGCCGACGGACGCGGACGGGCACTGGGCGGCACGCACGCTCAAGCCCGGCGCACGCCCGGGGCACGCGCCGTACATCAGCGTGTGCGTCTTCGCCCGCGGACTGCTGCACCACCTCTTCACCCGCGTGTACTTCCCGGAGGACACTCGGGCCCACGCCGAGGACCCTCTTCTCGCCTCGCTCGACGCCGGACGGCGCGAGACCCTGGTGGCTACGGCTGAACGTGCCGCCACAGGCTCGTACCGCTTCGACATCCGGCTTCAGGGCGAGAAGGAGACGGTCTTCCTTGACTTCCACTGA
- a CDS encoding alpha/beta fold hydrolase, whose product MTASVPFDAVPLPHHRLDGPADGKPMILGPSLGTSLAVWEPQLPALIRSHRVLRWDLPGHGASPAEPMAGSSSELIPTDGTATVGHLAELVLRTADAQGWDEFAYAGVSLGGAVGLHLAVHNPERLTSLSVVCSSARFGEPSAWRTRAAGVRAHGTESMIASRPGVWFGPGSEYESTPHGAAMIEDLRWTDAAGYAACCDALARFDLRDRLAEVTVPTLAVAGGADPATPPEHAREIADGIPGAKLIEVPGAAHLANAECPDPVTAALVVHHDGLPEQTDRQ is encoded by the coding sequence GTGACCGCTTCCGTCCCGTTCGATGCCGTGCCGCTCCCCCACCACCGGCTCGACGGGCCCGCCGACGGCAAGCCGATGATCCTCGGCCCGTCCCTGGGCACCTCGCTGGCCGTCTGGGAACCCCAGCTCCCGGCGCTGATCCGCAGCCACCGCGTGCTGCGCTGGGACCTGCCGGGCCACGGCGCCTCGCCCGCCGAGCCGATGGCCGGTTCGTCCAGCGAACTCATCCCCACCGACGGCACCGCCACCGTCGGCCACCTCGCCGAACTGGTGCTGCGCACCGCCGACGCACAGGGCTGGGACGAGTTCGCCTACGCCGGTGTCTCGCTGGGCGGCGCCGTCGGACTGCACCTCGCGGTCCACAACCCGGAGCGGCTGACCTCGCTCTCCGTGGTGTGCTCCTCGGCCCGCTTCGGGGAGCCGTCCGCGTGGCGCACGCGTGCGGCGGGCGTGAGGGCGCACGGCACCGAATCGATGATCGCGTCGCGGCCTGGCGTGTGGTTCGGCCCCGGGTCCGAGTACGAGAGCACCCCGCACGGTGCCGCGATGATCGAGGACCTGCGCTGGACCGACGCCGCCGGGTACGCGGCCTGCTGCGACGCCCTCGCGCGCTTCGATCTGCGCGACCGGCTCGCCGAGGTGACGGTGCCGACGCTCGCGGTCGCCGGCGGCGCCGACCCGGCCACCCCGCCCGAGCACGCCCGTGAGATCGCCGACGGCATCCCGGGCGCGAAGCTGATCGAGGTTCCGGGTGCCGCTCATCTCGCGAACGCCGAGTGCCCTGATCCGGTCACCGCCGCGCTGGTCGTACACCACGACGGGCTGCCCGAGCAGACCGACCGGCAGTGA
- a CDS encoding oxidoreductase gives MSWTARSIPDQSGRTAVVTGANSGIGYVTARELARRGARVVLACRSEQRGALALDRLMSQVPEARAELRLLDLADLLSVRDFARTLPCERLDLLINNAGLMAVPYARTADGFEMQFGVNHLGHFALTGLLLERLLAAPGARVVTVASMAHVLSNIDMSDLGSERRYRPMAAYGASKTANLLFVRELAHRADNKGLDLTSTAAHPGYARTELQTKGPRLAGQPRRERITKLVTDAVGASADQGAAPVLYAATAPYVQSDSFYGPRILAVRGGPGSAWRAPWARNDIAAGQLWAASERLTGVTYRGL, from the coding sequence ATGAGCTGGACAGCGCGCAGCATCCCCGACCAGAGCGGACGCACCGCTGTGGTGACGGGCGCCAACAGCGGGATCGGCTATGTGACCGCCCGCGAACTGGCGCGGCGCGGCGCCCGCGTGGTGCTCGCCTGCCGCAGCGAACAGCGCGGCGCGCTCGCCCTCGACCGGCTGATGTCCCAAGTGCCCGAGGCGCGTGCCGAGTTGCGTCTGCTGGACCTCGCGGACCTGCTGTCCGTACGGGACTTCGCCCGCACCCTGCCCTGCGAACGGCTCGATCTGCTGATCAACAACGCGGGCCTGATGGCGGTGCCCTACGCACGTACCGCCGACGGCTTCGAGATGCAGTTCGGCGTGAACCACCTGGGCCATTTCGCCCTCACCGGGCTGCTGTTGGAACGTCTGCTGGCGGCACCGGGCGCACGCGTCGTGACGGTCGCCAGCATGGCCCATGTGCTGTCCAACATCGATATGAGCGACCTCGGCAGCGAACGCCGCTACCGGCCCATGGCGGCCTACGGCGCGTCGAAGACGGCGAATCTGCTCTTCGTGCGGGAGCTGGCACACCGCGCCGACAACAAGGGGCTCGACCTGACCTCCACCGCCGCCCACCCCGGCTATGCGAGGACCGAGCTACAGACCAAGGGCCCACGACTGGCCGGGCAGCCGCGGCGTGAACGGATCACCAAGCTCGTCACCGACGCCGTCGGGGCCTCCGCCGACCAGGGGGCGGCACCGGTGCTGTACGCGGCGACCGCACCGTACGTACAGAGCGACTCGTTCTACGGGCCGCGCATCCTCGCGGTACGGGGCGGCCCGGGATCGGCCTGGCGGGCGCCATGGGCGCGGAACGACATCGCGGCCGGGCAGCTCTGGGCGGCCTCGGAGCGGCTGACGGGAGTGACCTACCGGGGGCTGTGA
- a CDS encoding response regulator has protein sequence MIRVLVVDDDFMVARLHSTLVEQVPGFTVVRAVHSGNDALAAVRELRPDLVLLDMYLPDVPGLEVLRELRGTAAPDESPDVLVVTAARDAATVRGAQRGGAVQYIIKPFEGQLLRERLSRYAERRAELAALHAPEQDDVDRLFAGAPGEAAPDGTDGARTATGTADAATATSPHPAAPAAHTPARLPKGLTEQTAELVRATLEAAGGSSGLSASECAERSGLSRVSARRYLEHFVSLGTARVTLRYGTTGRPERRYHRVDAQEETSGSA, from the coding sequence GTGATCCGAGTGCTCGTCGTCGACGACGACTTCATGGTGGCCCGGCTGCACAGCACCCTCGTCGAACAGGTGCCGGGGTTCACGGTCGTACGGGCCGTGCACAGCGGCAACGACGCCCTGGCGGCGGTGCGCGAACTCCGGCCCGATCTCGTGCTGCTGGACATGTACCTCCCCGACGTGCCCGGCCTGGAGGTCCTGCGCGAGCTCCGCGGTACGGCGGCCCCCGACGAGAGCCCGGACGTGCTGGTCGTCACGGCGGCGCGGGACGCGGCGACGGTGCGGGGCGCCCAGCGCGGCGGGGCGGTGCAGTACATCATCAAGCCCTTCGAGGGGCAGCTCCTCAGGGAGCGGCTGAGCCGGTACGCGGAGCGCCGCGCGGAGCTGGCCGCGCTCCACGCTCCCGAACAGGACGATGTCGACCGGCTCTTCGCGGGTGCGCCCGGCGAAGCGGCACCGGACGGCACGGACGGGGCCCGCACCGCCACGGGCACGGCCGACGCAGCCACGGCCACGTCCCCGCACCCCGCGGCCCCCGCGGCCCACACCCCGGCCCGCCTGCCCAAGGGCCTCACCGAGCAGACCGCGGAGCTGGTGCGCGCCACCCTCGAGGCCGCCGGCGGCAGCTCCGGCCTGTCCGCCTCCGAGTGCGCCGAGCGCAGCGGGCTCTCGCGCGTGAGCGCCCGCCGTTATCTGGAGCACTTCGTCTCCCTGGGGACCGCCCGCGTGACCCTCCGATACGGCACCACGGGCCGCCCGGAACGCCGCTACCACCGCGTGGACGCCCAAGAGGAGACATCGGGGTCCGCGTGA
- a CDS encoding transglycosylase family protein, with amino-acid sequence MSGRGRHRRQPNRRITRRMSRTSLAITAGGAGLALPFVGTGSAHAASVDTWDKVAQCESSGNWSINSGNGYYGGLQFSQSTWAANGGTEYAPRADQATKEEQIKVGEKVLDSQGAGAWPSCGPKAGLGSDSAAPDLSSDSEKAKPAAKQKKSEKGDDEQYTVATGDTLAAIAREHDTEGGWRKLYEANRKTVGSDPDLIHPGQRLALSGEAQDQGGQPQGGGAPQAGGTHTSGSKYGNTLDGWIREALDIMKSKSIPGTYDGIKRNIMRESGGNPNAVNNWDINAQNGTPSKGLLQTIKPTFDAYHVEGTADSMTDPVANIVAACNYAAARYGSIDNVNGPY; translated from the coding sequence ATGTCCGGACGCGGTCGACACCGTCGTCAGCCCAATCGCCGTATCACGCGCAGAATGTCGCGCACTTCCCTCGCCATTACCGCCGGCGGTGCGGGCCTCGCCCTTCCGTTCGTCGGTACCGGCAGCGCTCACGCCGCCTCCGTCGACACCTGGGACAAGGTCGCCCAGTGCGAGTCCTCGGGGAACTGGTCCATCAACTCCGGCAACGGCTACTACGGCGGCCTCCAGTTCAGCCAGAGCACCTGGGCCGCCAACGGCGGCACGGAGTACGCGCCGCGCGCAGACCAGGCCACCAAGGAGGAGCAGATCAAGGTCGGCGAGAAGGTGCTCGACAGCCAGGGCGCAGGGGCCTGGCCGTCGTGCGGCCCGAAGGCCGGGCTCGGCAGCGACAGCGCGGCACCGGATCTCTCCTCGGACTCCGAGAAGGCCAAGCCCGCGGCGAAGCAGAAGAAGTCCGAGAAGGGCGACGACGAGCAGTACACCGTCGCGACCGGCGACACCCTCGCCGCGATCGCCCGCGAGCACGACACCGAGGGCGGCTGGCGGAAGCTCTACGAGGCCAACCGCAAGACCGTCGGATCAGACCCCGACCTGATCCACCCGGGCCAGAGGCTCGCCCTCTCCGGCGAGGCCCAGGACCAGGGCGGCCAGCCGCAGGGCGGCGGGGCACCGCAGGCCGGCGGCACGCACACGTCCGGTTCGAAGTACGGGAACACCCTCGACGGATGGATCCGCGAGGCTCTCGACATCATGAAGTCGAAGAGCATTCCCGGGACTTACGACGGCATCAAGCGGAACATCATGCGGGAGTCCGGCGGCAACCCGAACGCCGTCAACAACTGGGACATCAACGCCCAGAACGGCACCCCGTCCAAGGGTCTGCTCCAGACCATCAAGCCCACCTTCGACGCCTACCACGTCGAGGGCACGGCCGACAGCATGACCGACCCCGTCGCGAACATCGTGGCCGCGTGCAATTACGCGGCGGCCAGGTACGGCTCCATCGACAACGTCAACGGACCGTACTGA
- a CDS encoding thiamine pyrophosphate-dependent enzyme, with translation MPTVREAALDVMRRYDLTTVFANPGSTEVPFLAGLPDDIRFVLALHEGSVVGAATGYAIARDAPALALLHTTAGLGNAVGALCTARVNRAPLVVVVGQQDRRHLVQEPFLAGRLEQLAGDHPVRTETPPRAQDVPGAIARAAHAARTLRGPAVVIVPMDDWACPAEELPLPAPAELRLSDAADPGDVRDVAELVGAASALGLVVGAGADHPGTWEALTRLAERTGAEVWQESFGARAGFPQDHPLFAGHLPADRTRLRETLGPYDLVLTVGAPVFRQYPYEEGPLVRPGTRIVLVTDDPAEAHRAPAQLAVVARLPSFCAALADSVDGSRTSGGGRTGGERSRRGGASRNRRAAPPEPPAEGEPLRAAHVLAELARRLPPETVLVEETPSSRPDLHALVPARRPLGFLSAAMGALGFALPAAVGVRMAAPERPVVAVVGDGSALYQIQALWTAARYRVGVVFVVLANGRYAIMDRLAEKHQDTAPWPDFEEVSVSGMAEALGCSARRVTGHAELLAELDALLPELAHSTRPVVLEVAVKADEVFQP, from the coding sequence ATGCCCACCGTCCGCGAGGCGGCGCTCGACGTGATGCGCCGATACGACCTGACCACCGTGTTCGCCAATCCCGGTTCCACGGAGGTGCCGTTCCTCGCCGGGCTTCCCGACGACATCCGCTTCGTACTGGCGCTCCACGAGGGCTCCGTCGTCGGTGCCGCCACCGGCTACGCCATCGCCCGTGACGCGCCCGCTCTCGCGCTGCTGCACACCACCGCGGGCCTCGGCAACGCGGTGGGCGCGCTGTGCACCGCGCGGGTCAACCGTGCGCCGCTCGTCGTGGTCGTAGGGCAGCAGGACCGGCGCCATCTCGTACAGGAGCCGTTCCTCGCGGGGCGGTTGGAGCAGCTCGCGGGCGACCATCCGGTGCGTACGGAGACGCCGCCGCGTGCGCAGGACGTGCCCGGAGCCATCGCGAGGGCGGCGCACGCCGCCCGTACGCTGCGGGGCCCGGCGGTGGTGATCGTCCCCATGGACGACTGGGCGTGCCCTGCCGAGGAGTTGCCGCTTCCCGCACCGGCCGAGCTGCGCCTCTCCGACGCCGCGGACCCCGGTGACGTACGGGACGTGGCCGAACTGGTGGGCGCGGCCTCCGCGTTGGGGCTCGTCGTGGGGGCCGGGGCCGACCACCCGGGGACGTGGGAGGCGTTGACGCGGCTCGCGGAGCGGACCGGGGCCGAGGTGTGGCAGGAGTCGTTCGGGGCGCGGGCGGGCTTCCCACAGGACCATCCGCTCTTCGCGGGGCACCTCCCGGCGGACCGCACCCGGCTGAGAGAGACCCTCGGGCCCTACGACCTGGTGCTGACCGTGGGGGCACCGGTCTTCCGCCAGTATCCGTACGAGGAGGGCCCGTTGGTACGGCCCGGCACACGGATCGTCCTCGTCACCGACGACCCGGCGGAGGCGCACCGGGCGCCGGCGCAGCTCGCGGTGGTGGCCCGACTGCCGTCGTTCTGCGCGGCGTTGGCGGACTCCGTGGACGGCAGCCGTACGAGCGGGGGCGGCCGTACGGGCGGCGAGCGGTCCCGTCGGGGCGGGGCATCCCGAAACCGAAGGGCCGCGCCGCCTGAGCCTCCCGCGGAGGGCGAGCCGCTGCGGGCCGCGCATGTGCTGGCGGAGCTGGCCCGGCGGCTGCCCCCTGAGACCGTGCTGGTGGAGGAGACCCCGTCCAGCCGCCCTGACCTTCACGCCCTGGTGCCCGCGCGGCGCCCCCTGGGGTTCCTCAGCGCGGCGATGGGCGCGCTGGGCTTCGCGCTGCCCGCTGCCGTCGGCGTACGCATGGCGGCGCCGGAGCGTCCGGTGGTGGCGGTCGTGGGGGACGGGTCGGCGCTGTATCAGATTCAGGCACTGTGGACCGCCGCGCGATACCGGGTGGGCGTCGTATTCGTCGTTCTCGCGAACGGCCGTTACGCGATAATGGACCGGCTCGCGGAGAAGCACCAAGACACCGCGCCATGGCCGGACTTCGAAGAGGTCAGTGTCTCCGGCATGGCGGAGGCACTGGGATGTTCCGCGCGGCGCGTGACCGGACATGCGGAACTGCTCGCGGAATTGGACGCACTGCTGCCCGAACTGGCCCACAGCACAAGGCCGGTGGTTCTGGAAGTCGCGGTGAAGGCCGACGAGGTCTTCCAGCCCTGA
- a CDS encoding MFS transporter has product MKAVPGEPSSIESRTGTAAEGRGWRPWHTLWVLLLLGWTVSAADRAVTGPVVTWMIDNGVGFLADAENPHALGGLVGGLFFAGYMLTQFPGGYLGDRYGHRTLIVVSLLWAGVATMLTGFIGGLVAFIVVRVLTGLGEGAFYSNDRSLITAATPERDRSLAMGVVITGLSLGITIAIVFTPELVEFGKVFLDEVEAWRMVFWVLGLGTVIVGAGVAWWFREHLTLSGTARATLHLGAYSAVSLALVMGVYWLGTGAGLSELWVALLEVALAVGLVLFALARKGTEIGPVVKNRDLFLLYVCNIAILWNLWFFSFWSVSIVAGAAHSSFMNAALTAGFNAGAGILGFPAGGWLSDYGLRRGWGRKGMMLTFTGIQAVLTVAFAWYLSAAAEPSLWIMGLLLFTASLFFNALQPVGHALTAELAPARLRGSAFGMENLIGEMGAVLSPAISGVLRDSTGGWTAAVWMDAAIVVVGFGILTQVRYRPPAEI; this is encoded by the coding sequence ATGAAGGCTGTACCGGGAGAACCCTCGTCGATCGAGTCGCGGACGGGCACCGCCGCCGAAGGCCGCGGCTGGCGCCCCTGGCACACGCTGTGGGTGCTGCTGCTCCTCGGCTGGACGGTCAGCGCCGCGGACAGAGCCGTCACGGGTCCCGTCGTGACATGGATGATCGACAACGGGGTCGGCTTCCTCGCGGACGCGGAGAATCCGCACGCGCTCGGCGGCCTCGTGGGCGGCCTCTTCTTCGCGGGGTACATGCTCACCCAGTTCCCCGGCGGCTATCTGGGCGACCGCTACGGGCACCGCACGCTCATCGTGGTCAGCCTGCTGTGGGCGGGCGTCGCCACCATGCTCACCGGCTTCATCGGCGGGCTCGTCGCGTTCATCGTCGTACGGGTGCTGACCGGGCTCGGCGAGGGTGCCTTCTACTCCAACGACCGCAGCCTCATCACCGCCGCCACCCCGGAGCGCGACCGCAGCCTCGCCATGGGCGTCGTCATCACCGGGCTGTCGCTGGGCATCACCATCGCGATCGTCTTCACGCCCGAACTGGTCGAGTTCGGGAAGGTGTTCCTCGACGAGGTCGAGGCGTGGCGGATGGTCTTCTGGGTGCTGGGGCTCGGCACGGTGATCGTGGGCGCCGGTGTCGCATGGTGGTTCCGCGAGCACCTCACCCTCTCCGGCACGGCCCGCGCCACCCTTCATCTCGGCGCGTACTCCGCCGTCTCGCTCGCCCTCGTCATGGGCGTCTACTGGCTGGGCACCGGCGCCGGACTGTCCGAGCTGTGGGTGGCGCTGCTCGAAGTCGCCCTCGCCGTAGGGCTGGTGCTCTTCGCGCTGGCACGCAAGGGCACCGAGATCGGGCCCGTGGTGAAGAACCGCGATCTGTTCCTGCTCTACGTCTGCAACATCGCGATCCTGTGGAACCTGTGGTTCTTCAGCTTCTGGTCGGTCTCCATCGTCGCCGGGGCGGCGCACTCGTCGTTCATGAACGCCGCGCTGACCGCCGGGTTCAACGCCGGTGCGGGCATCCTCGGTTTCCCCGCGGGCGGCTGGCTCTCCGACTACGGGCTGCGGCGCGGCTGGGGACGCAAGGGCATGATGCTGACCTTCACCGGCATCCAGGCAGTGCTGACGGTGGCCTTCGCGTGGTATCTCAGCGCCGCCGCCGAGCCGTCCCTCTGGATCATGGGTCTGCTGCTGTTCACCGCGAGCCTGTTCTTCAACGCGTTGCAGCCCGTCGGCCATGCGCTGACCGCGGAGCTGGCACCGGCGCGGCTGCGTGGCTCGGCCTTCGGGATGGAGAACCTCATCGGCGAGATGGGCGCCGTGCTCTCCCCGGCGATCAGCGGTGTGCTGCGTGACAGCACGGGGGGCTGGACGGCGGCGGTGTGGATGGACGCGGCGATCGTCGTCGTCGGATTCGGCATCCTCACGCAGGTCCGCTACCGGCCGCCCGCCGAGATCTAG
- a CDS encoding IclR family transcriptional regulator: MPNRQAGRRERRGQRGPERHDSLEGRDGRGTRERQGDAYAASSVDNALRTLVYLRGHQSARVTDISDHLGVARSTAHRLLTTLRGHGFVEQEPGGRRYRLGPVLLGLTRGAVDEPTLVQVAHGHLARLRDDAGETTNLLVLDGPDSRFADGVEGPHPLRVGTRTGDRVPAYGTAGGKALLSELSPEAARTRYRRGLPALTSSTLPDVDALIADLAVTRARGYALNFDESVTGVHGVGVPVRDRFGTCVAAVTVAAPSIRLDLARAAELAVLLRQTADRIGAEL; this comes from the coding sequence ATGCCGAACAGACAGGCCGGGCGACGCGAACGCCGGGGACAGCGGGGGCCCGAGCGGCACGACTCGCTTGAGGGGCGGGACGGACGCGGGACACGGGAGCGCCAGGGCGACGCATACGCCGCCAGCTCCGTCGACAACGCCCTGCGCACCCTGGTGTATCTGCGCGGCCACCAGTCCGCCCGCGTCACGGACATCAGCGACCATCTCGGCGTGGCCCGTTCCACCGCGCACCGCCTGCTGACGACCCTGCGCGGCCACGGCTTCGTCGAACAGGAGCCGGGCGGCCGTCGCTACCGCCTGGGGCCCGTACTGCTGGGGCTGACCCGGGGAGCCGTCGACGAGCCCACGCTGGTGCAGGTCGCCCACGGTCACCTCGCGCGGCTGCGCGACGACGCGGGCGAGACGACCAACCTCCTCGTGCTCGACGGCCCCGACTCCCGCTTCGCCGACGGCGTCGAGGGCCCGCACCCGCTGCGCGTGGGCACACGCACGGGCGACCGCGTGCCCGCGTACGGGACGGCCGGCGGCAAGGCGCTGCTGTCCGAACTCTCCCCGGAGGCCGCGCGCACCCGCTACCGCCGCGGTCTGCCCGCCCTGACGTCCTCCACGCTTCCCGACGTGGACGCGCTCATCGCCGACCTCGCCGTGACGCGTGCCCGTGGCTACGCCCTCAATTTCGACGAGAGCGTCACGGGCGTACACGGCGTCGGCGTCCCCGTGCGGGACCGCTTCGGCACCTGTGTCGCGGCGGTCACCGTCGCGGCCCCGAGCATCCGCCTCGACCTCGCCCGCGCCGCCGAACTCGCCGTCCTGCTGCGGCAGACGGCCGACCGCATCGGAGCGGAGCTGTAG
- a CDS encoding MFS transporter gives MTYSKARRRAVLMTLCTGLFMAMLDNLVVTTALPGIGADLETGTAGLQWVVEAYSVVFAALLLTGGTLGDRWGRRRVYLAGLALFTFGSGVCALAQGLEVLVAGRALQGVGAAALTPGTLSILRHVFTEPGERARAIGVNSGVSGAGLAVGPALGGPLVDHFGWASAFWINVPVGVAGLVVAAKVLPEVPRSGARPDPAGQITAVLGLGALVLTLIEGPVRGWSDPWVLGGAATAAVTLTVFVAVERRVASPMLDLRLLTNRATSAASLAGFTVGFGFFGLSVFVTLYLQYVLNWSPTSAGLAMLPATVCTAATAVLTGRLCARFGSRTALVAGLVLLSAGLAGFTLYGAQARFAEFGWLMPLLGSGFGMTVASTSIAVMEGSPQERAGTASATVNMLREVGGVTGVAVMGAVLTARFAAALREEFPASGALDADALAHSVTAGGGTGLGSTSGVPAAVVRSIDGAFVAGLHLALWAGASALLITAALVLFRMRAPRRDVADADEATEDQASAPQPSKR, from the coding sequence ATGACGTACTCGAAGGCCCGCAGACGGGCCGTACTGATGACCCTGTGCACGGGCCTGTTCATGGCGATGCTCGACAACCTCGTGGTGACCACGGCCCTGCCCGGCATCGGAGCGGACCTGGAGACCGGAACGGCCGGTCTCCAGTGGGTCGTCGAGGCCTACAGCGTCGTCTTCGCCGCGCTGCTGCTGACCGGCGGCACGCTCGGCGACCGCTGGGGCAGGCGCCGCGTCTACCTCGCAGGGCTGGCGCTCTTCACCTTCGGTTCGGGCGTGTGCGCACTCGCCCAGGGCCTGGAGGTCCTGGTGGCCGGACGCGCCCTTCAGGGGGTGGGCGCCGCGGCGCTGACCCCGGGCACGCTCTCCATCCTGCGGCACGTCTTCACCGAACCCGGCGAGAGGGCCAGGGCGATAGGCGTCAACAGCGGCGTCTCCGGCGCGGGCCTCGCCGTAGGACCGGCCCTGGGCGGCCCGTTGGTGGACCACTTCGGCTGGGCCAGCGCGTTCTGGATCAATGTTCCGGTCGGTGTGGCCGGCCTGGTCGTCGCCGCGAAGGTGCTGCCGGAGGTGCCGCGGTCGGGAGCACGCCCCGACCCGGCCGGGCAGATCACCGCGGTGCTCGGGCTGGGTGCCCTGGTGCTGACCCTGATCGAGGGGCCCGTACGGGGGTGGAGCGATCCGTGGGTACTGGGCGGAGCCGCGACCGCCGCCGTGACCTTGACGGTGTTCGTCGCCGTGGAGCGCCGGGTCGCATCGCCCATGCTGGACCTGCGCCTCCTGACGAACCGGGCCACGAGCGCCGCGTCCCTGGCAGGTTTCACCGTCGGCTTCGGCTTCTTCGGGCTCAGCGTCTTCGTCACCCTCTATCTCCAGTACGTACTGAACTGGTCGCCCACATCGGCCGGTCTGGCCATGCTCCCCGCCACGGTGTGCACCGCCGCCACCGCGGTCCTGACCGGACGCCTCTGCGCCCGCTTCGGCTCCCGTACCGCACTCGTCGCCGGGCTGGTACTGCTCTCGGCCGGACTCGCCGGGTTCACGCTCTACGGGGCCCAGGCGCGCTTCGCCGAATTCGGCTGGCTCATGCCGCTCCTCGGCAGCGGCTTCGGCATGACGGTCGCCTCCACCTCGATCGCGGTGATGGAGGGGTCTCCGCAGGAACGCGCGGGCACCGCCTCGGCGACGGTCAACATGCTCCGCGAAGTCGGCGGTGTGACCGGGGTGGCGGTGATGGGCGCGGTGCTGACGGCGCGGTTCGCCGCCGCACTGCGTGAAGAGTTCCCCGCCTCCGGCGCGCTCGACGCGGATGCGCTGGCCCACTCCGTGACAGCGGGAGGAGGCACGGGACTCGGCAGCACCTCGGGCGTGCCTGCCGCTGTCGTACGGAGCATCGACGGCGCCTTCGTGGCCGGACTGCACCTCGCGCTGTGGGCTGGAGCGTCCGCGTTGCTGATCACCGCGGCGCTGGTGCTGTTCCGTATGCGGGCACCGCGCCGGGACGTCGCCGACGCCGACGAGGCCACAGAAGATCAGGCTTCCGCCCCGCAGCCGTCGAAGCGCTGA